From the genome of Vicia villosa cultivar HV-30 ecotype Madison, WI linkage group LG2, Vvil1.0, whole genome shotgun sequence, one region includes:
- the LOC131650075 gene encoding uncharacterized protein LOC131650075 — MMQGMQGQQPPAQVPVPQAATGPDFRAFFRMDPPEFVGGLDSLLAHDWLAGMERVFQAIQCTEEEKIPKDWQHFKVAFLEKYFPNSVRTQKEREFQNFKQGDMSVSEYAEKFEDLADYSRQAVYAPDELWKIDHLKRVQEERNQNRTNFREQGRSAQNLRPRNPPPKMKQSHGDRFPRPPFCDKCRKKHTGNCEAYPGRCFECGEQGHMMRNCPKKRAPEKTAGRVYTLDSRKAKGNNNLIAATPLSNPMIISSATDDTVEARLICKDCSVSFNGRDFPIDLICLPLKKLDVILGMDWLSLNSVYIGCKEKAIFIPAEETSSDDAIAKLIEGYHLSSSGKRSGILDRSCSWDSPSFHHSL; from the exons atgatgcaaggcatgcagggACAACAACCTCCTGCTCAAGTTCCCGTTCCTCAAGCTGCAACTGGACCTGATTTTCGTGCCTTCTTCAGGATGGATCCTCCGGAGTTCGTTGGTGGACTTGACTCACTCTTGGCTCATGATTGGTTAGCTGGTATGGAGAGGGTGTTTCAAGCTATTCAGTGTACTgaagaagagaag ATTCCTAAGGATTGGCAACACTTCAAAGTGGCATTCTTGGAGAAGTACTTCCCTAACAGTGTGAGGACTCAGAAGGAACGTGAATTTCAGAACTTCAAGCAAGGTGACATGTCTGTCTCAGAATATGCAGAGAAATTCGAGGACTTGGCAGACTACTCCAGACAAGCTGTTTATGCTCcagatgaactatggaagattgatca CTTGAAGAGGGTTCAAGAGGAGAGGAACCAGAACAGGACTAACTTTAGGGAGCAAGGGAGGTCTGCCCAAAACTTGAGGCCCCGTAATCCTCCCCCAAAGATGAAGCAAAGCCACGGTGACCGTTTTCCCCGACCACCCTTTTGTGATAAGTGTAGGAAGAAGCACACTGGAAATTGTGAAGCTTATCCGGGTAGATGTTTTGAGTGTGGCGAGCAAGGTCACATGATGAGGAATTGTCCGAAGAAGAGAGCTCCAGAGAAGACTGCAGGTCGAGTTTACACTTTGGATTCGAGAAAGGCCAAGGGAAACAACAAtctcattgcgg CTACTCCATTATCCAATCCTATGATTATTTCTTCGGCAACGGATGATACCGTGGAAGCTCGACTAATTTGTAAAGATTGTTCAGTCTCTTTTAACGGTCGTGACTTCCCGATTGATCTAATTTGCTTACCCCTCAAAAAGCTTGATGTTATTCTAgggatggattggttgtctcttaaCTCTGTATACATTGGTTGCAAAgagaaggccatattcattcctgctgAAGAGACTTCTTCTGACGATGCAATTGccaagttgatagaag GATATCAcctctcttcctccggaaagagAAGCGGAATTCTCGATCGATCTTGTTCCTGGGACAGccccagtttccatcactccttatag